A portion of the Faecalibacterium sp. I3-3-89 genome contains these proteins:
- a CDS encoding site-specific integrase: MPEKRKDSKGRVLKDGESQRANGTYDYRYTDIHKKRRCIYAKSLTELRKKEEELWRDLADGIDYAAGEMTVADLVDRYMNLKRGLKPNSLRSYNTAVKRIHADPFGQKAIKTVKLSDAKGWFVFLHDSGFKQNTIGILQSVVRPAFEMAVEDDIIRKNPFKFKLSDVVPKDAYVRNALTREQQEKYLQFVQDYGGNYYDDIVILMGTGLRVSELYGLTRADIDFERHCIHVRRQLCRTAEKPYFVTPPKTKSGIRNVPMTDTVCAALRRVVKARASTKVEALVDGCSGFLFLDKSGMPKVAMHLENYMRGVQGKFEKAYSKPVPRITPHVLRHTFCTNVQQAGLDVKSLQYLMGHSNASVTLDVYTHSSFESVERAFEQIAGNL, encoded by the coding sequence ATGCCTGAAAAGCGCAAGGATAGCAAGGGCCGTGTTTTGAAGGATGGCGAAAGCCAGAGAGCAAACGGCACCTACGACTATCGTTATACCGATATCCACAAGAAACGGCGTTGTATTTACGCTAAATCCCTGACAGAGCTGCGGAAAAAAGAGGAAGAACTGTGGCGCGATCTGGCAGACGGCATCGACTATGCTGCCGGAGAGATGACAGTGGCTGATCTGGTTGACCGCTATATGAACCTGAAACGTGGGTTGAAACCCAATTCACTTCGGTCATACAACACAGCGGTCAAGCGGATTCATGCTGACCCTTTCGGGCAAAAAGCCATTAAAACGGTAAAATTGTCCGATGCGAAAGGCTGGTTCGTGTTTCTGCATGACAGCGGTTTCAAGCAAAACACCATAGGAATCCTGCAAAGCGTTGTCAGACCGGCGTTTGAGATGGCGGTGGAGGATGACATCATCCGCAAGAATCCATTCAAGTTCAAGCTGTCGGACGTTGTGCCGAAGGACGCTTATGTGCGCAATGCCCTGACCAGAGAACAGCAGGAGAAATATCTGCAATTCGTTCAAGACTATGGCGGAAACTATTATGATGATATCGTCATTCTTATGGGAACCGGCTTGCGTGTGAGTGAGTTGTATGGCCTGACACGAGCAGATATCGATTTTGAACGGCACTGTATCCATGTCCGGCGGCAGCTTTGCCGGACGGCTGAAAAGCCCTACTTTGTCACACCGCCGAAAACAAAAAGCGGTATCCGCAATGTTCCCATGACAGATACCGTTTGTGCAGCGTTGCGGCGTGTAGTAAAAGCAAGAGCGTCCACGAAAGTGGAAGCGCTGGTGGATGGTTGCAGCGGATTCCTCTTTCTGGACAAGTCCGGAATGCCGAAGGTGGCAATGCACTTGGAAAACTATATGCGTGGCGTGCAGGGAAAGTTTGAGAAGGCGTACAGCAAACCTGTTCCGCGCATTACACCTCATGTGCTGCGACACACCTTCTGCACCAATGTTCAGCAGGCCGGGCTGGATGTAAAAAGCCTGCAATACCTGATGGGACACTCCAATGCCAGTGTGACGTTGGATGTCTACACGCACAGCAGCTTTGAATCGGTTGAAAGAGCCTTTGAACAGATCGCCGGCAACCTGTGA
- a CDS encoding virulence-associated E family protein: protein MLAKHSNGEIQRTIQNCITILQNDHVLADAIRLNLLSERIDIVKPVGWPRSGKTLNDTDMKYILRRMEKYGISSEKKIESAIRIVANENRYHPIRDYLNGLKWDGTGRIAHVLHHFLGAAEDEYTCEAMKIFLLGAIKRVFQPGCKFETMLCLVGGQGAGKSTFFRLLAVKDEWFSDDLRRLDDDNVFRKLQGHWIIEMSEMIATANAKSIEEIKSFLSKQKETYKVPYETHPADRLRQCIFAGTTNRQDFLPRDRTGNRRFIPIPVDAELAETHILDNEEESRAYIDQLWAEAMTIYNSGNYKLAFSPAMQETLQAHQQDFMQEDAQAGMIYAFLEDYTGDRVCSKQLYAEALGNTNIPAEWETRAICEIMNTGISRGDIQGWQAHKTAKRYPKYGVQKGWKRVTSPETGAEDFSEITDAEAQQLGFPF from the coding sequence ATGCTGGCCAAGCACTCCAACGGAGAGATCCAGCGAACGATCCAAAACTGTATCACGATTTTGCAGAACGACCATGTGCTTGCCGATGCCATCCGGCTAAACCTGTTGAGCGAGCGCATCGACATCGTAAAGCCTGTGGGCTGGCCTCGCTCCGGCAAGACCCTGAACGATACCGATATGAAGTATATCCTGCGGAGAATGGAGAAATACGGTATTTCCAGCGAGAAGAAGATCGAATCAGCCATCCGCATCGTTGCCAACGAGAACCGCTACCACCCCATCCGAGACTACCTGAACGGCCTGAAATGGGATGGGACGGGGCGGATAGCCCATGTCCTGCACCACTTTCTCGGTGCTGCGGAGGACGAGTACACTTGCGAAGCTATGAAGATATTCCTGCTGGGAGCCATCAAGCGGGTGTTCCAGCCGGGATGTAAATTTGAAACCATGCTCTGTCTGGTGGGCGGGCAAGGTGCGGGAAAGTCCACCTTTTTTCGGCTGCTGGCGGTCAAGGACGAGTGGTTCTCAGATGACCTGCGGCGGCTGGACGATGACAATGTGTTCCGCAAACTGCAAGGCCACTGGATCATTGAAATGTCGGAGATGATCGCCACTGCCAATGCCAAGAGCATCGAGGAAATCAAGAGTTTCCTCAGTAAACAGAAGGAAACCTATAAAGTTCCCTATGAGACCCATCCTGCTGACCGTCTGCGCCAGTGCATCTTTGCTGGCACGACCAATCGGCAGGATTTTTTGCCCCGTGACCGCACGGGCAACCGCCGCTTTATCCCCATCCCGGTGGATGCGGAACTGGCTGAGACCCACATTTTGGACAACGAGGAGGAATCTCGCGCCTATATCGACCAGCTTTGGGCAGAAGCCATGACCATCTACAACAGCGGCAACTACAAGCTGGCGTTCAGCCCCGCCATGCAGGAAACCCTGCAAGCCCATCAGCAGGACTTCATGCAGGAAGATGCACAGGCGGGCATGATCTACGCCTTTTTGGAGGACTACACGGGTGACCGGGTGTGTTCCAAGCAGCTCTATGCGGAGGCGCTAGGCAACACCAATATCCCGGCTGAGTGGGAGACCCGTGCTATCTGCGAGATCATGAACACCGGCATTTCGCGCGGCGATATTCAAGGCTGGCAGGCACACAAGACCGCCAAGCGTTACCCGAAGTACGGCGTTCAGAAAGGCTGGAAGCGCGTAACCAGCCCCGAAACCGGGGCTGAAGATTTCTCCGAAATAACGGATGCGGAAGCCCAGCAGCTGGGTTTTCCCTTCTGA
- a CDS encoding peptidoglycan D,D-transpeptidase FtsI family protein, translated as MSGRRVLALYGALLLGFAAVVCRLYWLCSNTGYAARASAQSEAVLRLPAARGNFYDCDGLPLTGLSEQWLALCFPGEGSYARLYPYADADGQAVLYRERNASRPFLLEVAQDVRGLGVRCYAVPRRYAAAPLAEHLIGYLDGEGRGAAGLEAALDDILSTGGQDILRCAVTAQGRLRRGSEPVLEKAPAAAQGVRLTLSRSIQRAAEGVAEESMAAGCILILEAGSGKVRACVSRPGFDPAHVGESLTAPDSPLLNRALSAYAVGSVFKPVVAAVALEAGEGDFVRDCPGYDSRNGQVYRCAGSVPHGLVGLDGALEKSCNGYFIELGRRLGPERVRQMAAALGFGKGQDIAAGLRASAGVLPEAETLENEGQFANFCFGQGELLATPLQAAGMMNAIAAGGVYRTPLFVECVVDEATGEELAPLAHGSARRVFSEETAKRLQGLLAGVVAEGTGQQAAPAEGTAAGKTGTAQTGQFREGEELKNYWFAGFYPADRPRWTIVVMQDAQTEPEMSSAAVFARLCDALAAGEDG; from the coding sequence ATGTCGGGCCGGAGGGTGCTTGCGCTGTATGGGGCGCTTCTGCTGGGGTTTGCGGCGGTGGTCTGCCGGTTGTACTGGCTCTGCTCGAACACCGGATACGCAGCGCGGGCATCGGCGCAGAGCGAGGCCGTCCTGCGCCTGCCTGCGGCGCGGGGGAACTTCTACGACTGCGACGGCCTGCCGCTGACGGGGCTTTCGGAGCAGTGGCTGGCCCTCTGCTTCCCGGGGGAGGGCAGTTATGCGCGGCTCTACCCCTACGCGGACGCCGACGGGCAGGCGGTGCTCTACCGGGAGCGGAACGCCTCCCGGCCCTTCCTGCTGGAGGTGGCGCAGGATGTGAGGGGGCTGGGCGTGCGGTGCTATGCTGTGCCCCGGCGGTACGCCGCCGCCCCGCTGGCGGAGCATCTCATCGGCTATCTGGACGGCGAGGGCCGCGGCGCGGCGGGCCTCGAAGCGGCGCTGGACGACATCCTTTCCACCGGCGGGCAGGACATCCTCCGGTGCGCGGTCACGGCGCAGGGGCGTCTGCGGCGGGGCAGTGAGCCGGTGCTGGAAAAGGCACCCGCCGCCGCGCAGGGGGTGCGGCTGACCCTCTCCCGCAGCATCCAGCGGGCCGCAGAGGGGGTGGCGGAAGAGAGCATGGCCGCTGGGTGCATCCTGATCCTGGAGGCCGGCAGCGGCAAGGTGCGGGCCTGCGTCAGCCGGCCCGGCTTCGACCCGGCCCATGTAGGCGAGAGCCTGACGGCCCCGGACAGCCCGCTCCTGAACCGCGCCCTCTCGGCCTATGCGGTCGGCTCGGTGTTCAAGCCGGTGGTGGCGGCTGTGGCGCTGGAAGCCGGGGAGGGGGACTTCGTCCGAGACTGCCCGGGGTATGACAGCCGGAACGGACAGGTCTACCGCTGCGCCGGAAGCGTGCCCCACGGCCTTGTGGGGCTGGACGGCGCGCTGGAAAAGAGCTGCAACGGCTACTTCATCGAGCTGGGGCGGCGTCTCGGGCCGGAGCGAGTCCGGCAGATGGCGGCGGCGCTGGGCTTCGGGAAGGGGCAGGACATCGCGGCGGGGCTGCGGGCCTCGGCGGGCGTCCTGCCCGAGGCGGAGACGCTGGAAAACGAGGGGCAGTTCGCCAACTTCTGCTTCGGGCAGGGGGAGCTTCTGGCGACGCCCTTACAGGCGGCGGGGATGATGAACGCCATCGCGGCGGGCGGCGTCTACCGCACCCCCCTTTTCGTGGAGTGTGTCGTGGACGAGGCCACCGGCGAGGAGCTTGCGCCGCTGGCCCACGGCTCGGCCCGGCGGGTGTTTTCCGAAGAGACGGCAAAGAGGCTGCAAGGCCTGCTGGCGGGCGTCGTGGCGGAGGGGACGGGCCAGCAGGCGGCCCCTGCGGAGGGCACTGCCGCCGGAAAGACCGGTACGGCCCAGACCGGACAGTTCCGGGAGGGCGAGGAGCTGAAAAATTACTGGTTCGCGGGCTTTTACCCGGCGGACAGGCCCCGCTGGACCATCGTGGTGATGCAGGACGCCCAGACCGAGCCGGAGATGTCCAGCGCCGCGGTCTTTGCCCGCCTGTGCGACGCGCTGGCGGCGGGAGAGGACGGGTAA
- the rnr gene encoding ribonuclease R has protein sequence MSMRDKIEHAIQNQPCTVKELKQKFGGERGADRKVMEALDELVREAVVCQRQGVFFTVRSGRADKALLCKVVKLGKNFAFVMLEDGTSDIFIPGRFTKGAMPGDEVLVEKFEHPRMEGSDEGTILAVLTEKNDLVGTVRRVEGRLRFVPDDCPAITMPLARDCEGGAKDGDKVAVEILNRGNRQEDHRVGVAMRFGSSDEAKRCAKALLYAKDIRTRFPDKVREEAKKFEGAEISEKDCEGRMDLRALPIFTIDSAETKDIDDAVSLTRTSDGGFELGVHIADVSNYVKPGTELDNEAFSRATSVYYADQVVPMLPKALSNGICSLNENELRLAFSCLMRLDKDGNLTDYRFVKSIIRSRVKGVYAEINALLAGTADAEIKAKYADVIDQLPAMKELYGHRARLRKERGCMDIESGEVKLILDENGRCIDVKKRTSGESESMIEEFMLLANQCAAHFARVKQIPFVYRVHEEPNAEKLERLHALLQACGINDHFAKEVPTPKELSAILEGVRGTPYEQIINTGMLRCMSKAFYEEKPKGHYGLVLKDYAHFTSPIRRYPDLAIHRIMTDLLKGTEKETMILRYTDFAERASKQSSEREVVAMQIERKAEDCYKAEYARRHLGECYEGTISGVTQRGLFIELDNGVEGFVPASSLTPSGTSLTEGVRLTDPASGKSWSLGDKMMITIVRADVNLGKIDFEVAPAAKN, from the coding sequence ATGTCAATGCGCGATAAGATCGAACACGCGATCCAGAACCAGCCCTGCACCGTCAAGGAGCTGAAGCAGAAGTTCGGCGGCGAGCGCGGCGCAGACCGCAAGGTGATGGAGGCTCTGGACGAGCTGGTGCGGGAGGCCGTCGTCTGCCAGCGTCAGGGCGTGTTTTTCACCGTCCGCTCCGGCCGTGCCGACAAGGCTCTGCTGTGCAAGGTGGTCAAGCTGGGCAAGAACTTTGCCTTCGTCATGCTGGAGGACGGCACCAGCGACATCTTCATCCCCGGCCGCTTTACCAAGGGCGCCATGCCCGGCGATGAGGTGCTGGTGGAGAAATTCGAGCATCCCCGCATGGAGGGCAGCGACGAGGGCACCATCCTCGCCGTCCTGACCGAGAAGAACGATCTGGTGGGCACGGTGCGCCGGGTCGAGGGTCGTCTGCGCTTCGTGCCCGACGACTGCCCGGCCATCACCATGCCGCTGGCCCGGGACTGCGAGGGCGGCGCAAAGGACGGCGACAAGGTGGCCGTCGAGATCCTGAACCGCGGCAACCGGCAGGAGGACCACCGGGTGGGCGTCGCCATGCGTTTCGGCAGCTCCGACGAGGCCAAGCGCTGCGCCAAGGCCCTGCTCTACGCCAAGGACATCCGCACCCGCTTCCCGGATAAGGTCCGGGAGGAGGCCAAGAAGTTCGAGGGGGCAGAGATCTCCGAGAAGGACTGCGAGGGCCGGATGGACCTGCGCGCCCTGCCCATCTTCACCATCGACAGCGCCGAGACCAAGGACATCGACGACGCCGTCAGCCTGACCCGCACCTCTGACGGCGGCTTCGAGCTGGGCGTCCACATCGCCGACGTCTCCAACTACGTCAAGCCCGGCACCGAGCTGGACAACGAGGCCTTCAGCCGCGCCACCAGCGTCTACTACGCCGATCAGGTGGTGCCCATGCTGCCCAAGGCCCTGTCCAACGGCATCTGCAGCCTGAACGAGAACGAGCTGCGTCTGGCCTTCTCCTGCCTGATGCGTCTGGACAAGGACGGCAACCTGACCGATTACCGCTTCGTCAAGTCCATCATCCGCAGCCGGGTCAAGGGCGTCTACGCCGAGATCAACGCCCTGCTGGCCGGGACGGCGGACGCCGAGATCAAGGCGAAGTATGCCGACGTCATCGACCAGCTCCCCGCCATGAAGGAGCTGTACGGCCACCGCGCCCGCCTGCGGAAGGAGCGGGGCTGCATGGACATCGAGAGCGGCGAGGTCAAGCTCATCCTCGACGAGAACGGCCGCTGCATCGACGTCAAGAAGCGCACCTCCGGCGAGAGCGAGAGCATGATCGAGGAGTTCATGCTGCTGGCCAACCAGTGCGCCGCCCACTTTGCCCGGGTCAAGCAGATCCCCTTCGTCTACCGCGTCCACGAGGAGCCGAACGCCGAGAAGCTGGAGCGTCTCCACGCCCTGCTGCAGGCCTGCGGCATCAACGACCACTTCGCCAAGGAGGTGCCCACGCCCAAGGAGCTGAGCGCCATCCTCGAGGGGGTGCGGGGCACGCCGTATGAGCAGATCATCAACACCGGGATGCTGCGCTGTATGTCCAAGGCCTTCTACGAGGAGAAGCCCAAGGGCCACTACGGTCTGGTGCTGAAGGACTACGCCCACTTCACCAGCCCCATCCGCCGCTACCCCGACCTCGCCATCCACCGCATCATGACCGACCTGCTCAAGGGCACCGAGAAGGAGACCATGATCCTCCGCTACACCGACTTTGCAGAGCGCGCCTCCAAGCAGTCCAGCGAGCGGGAGGTCGTCGCCATGCAGATCGAGCGGAAGGCCGAGGACTGCTACAAGGCCGAGTATGCCCGCCGCCATCTGGGCGAGTGCTACGAGGGCACCATCTCCGGCGTGACCCAGCGCGGCCTCTTCATCGAGCTGGACAACGGCGTGGAGGGCTTCGTGCCCGCTTCCAGCCTGACCCCCTCCGGCACCAGCCTCACCGAGGGCGTCCGTCTGACCGACCCCGCCTCCGGCAAGAGCTGGAGCCTCGGCGACAAGATGATGATCACCATCGTCCGCGCCGACGTCAATCTGGGCAAGATCGACTTCGAAGTCGCCCCTGCCGCCAAGAACTGA
- a CDS encoding Eco57I restriction-modification methylase domain-containing protein, whose product MEQLIDFHAPEVQAVLDTLLKDRSTGKNIIWATDPPEELQTVMYEPVTDRSQITTQQLGLTHYEVVLPRMMKQTDTQQQRTRKKGEVFSPAWVCNKMNNALDADWFRGLGAEESAGQFTVELPQGWQTVETPVQFPACGGRTPAWVQYVQNRRLEVTCGEAPFLASRYDAATGEMIPVPRRIGILDRKLRVVSENAATEDEWRKYATHAVQSTYGYEYQGDNLLLARVNLLLTYAEHLQARWQRKPTKEELQPIANIISWNLWQMDGLHLSVPGGKPQPETEQLDLFSMFGAAEPQLPTVSCKVKNWRKGSHGTTQNFETIQEGSTSMKFDYVIGNPPYQISDGGAGVSATPIYNRFIEAIKTTHPGAICLIIPAKWYSGGKGLDKFREEMLGDRHISTLVDYSNSLDVFPNVDVAGGVCYFVWKEAYNGKCKYTNYRNGKATTAYRDLNEFQTFIRYPVASEMVRCKPAAG is encoded by the coding sequence TTGGAACAACTGATCGACTTTCACGCACCGGAAGTGCAGGCGGTGCTGGATACACTTCTAAAAGACCGCTCCACCGGTAAAAACATCATCTGGGCCACCGACCCGCCGGAAGAGCTGCAAACGGTAATGTACGAACCTGTCACGGATAGATCCCAGATCACCACCCAGCAGCTCGGGCTGACCCACTACGAGGTGGTGCTGCCCCGGATGATGAAGCAGACCGACACCCAGCAGCAGCGCACCCGCAAAAAAGGCGAGGTGTTCAGCCCCGCATGGGTCTGCAACAAGATGAACAACGCACTGGATGCCGACTGGTTCCGTGGGCTGGGGGCAGAGGAGAGCGCCGGGCAGTTCACGGTGGAGCTGCCCCAAGGTTGGCAGACGGTGGAAACGCCGGTGCAGTTCCCGGCTTGCGGGGGCAGGACTCCGGCATGGGTGCAGTATGTGCAGAACCGCCGCTTGGAGGTGACCTGCGGCGAAGCCCCTTTTCTTGCATCCCGGTACGATGCCGCCACCGGTGAGATGATCCCGGTGCCCCGGCGCATTGGCATTCTGGACCGCAAGCTGCGGGTGGTAAGCGAGAACGCCGCCACAGAGGACGAGTGGCGCAAATATGCCACCCATGCGGTGCAGTCCACCTACGGCTACGAGTATCAGGGAGATAATCTTTTGCTGGCACGGGTCAACCTTCTGCTGACCTATGCAGAGCATCTGCAAGCCCGCTGGCAGCGCAAACCCACAAAAGAAGAGTTACAGCCTATCGCCAACATCATCAGCTGGAACCTGTGGCAAATGGACGGCCTGCACCTGTCCGTGCCCGGCGGCAAGCCCCAGCCGGAGACAGAACAGCTTGACCTCTTTTCCATGTTCGGAGCGGCAGAGCCGCAGCTGCCCACGGTATCCTGCAAAGTGAAAAACTGGCGCAAGGGCAGCCATGGAACGACCCAGAACTTTGAAACCATTCAGGAAGGGAGTACCAGCATGAAGTTTGATTATGTCATCGGAAACCCGCCGTATCAGATAAGTGATGGCGGTGCCGGCGTAAGTGCAACGCCTATCTATAATCGTTTTATCGAAGCAATCAAAACTACACATCCCGGCGCAATTTGCTTGATTATTCCTGCAAAATGGTACTCCGGAGGTAAAGGACTAGATAAGTTCAGAGAGGAAATGCTAGGAGATAGGCATATTTCAACATTGGTTGATTATTCTAATTCGCTAGATGTTTTTCCGAATGTAGATGTTGCAGGTGGCGTTTGCTATTTTGTCTGGAAAGAAGCATATAACGGTAAGTGTAAGTATACAAACTATCGTAATGGAAAAGCTACAACAGCATACAGAGATTTGAATGAGTTTCAAACATTTATTCGCTATCCAGTTGCATCCGAAATGGTGCGGTGCAAGCCCGCCGCCGGATGA
- a CDS encoding type II toxin-antitoxin system HicA family toxin: MPMTPKQMIRLLEQNGFVLVSANGSHYKYHNPTTNKTTVVPFHAKDLKPGTEKNILKLAGLKK, encoded by the coding sequence ATGCCGATGACTCCCAAGCAAATGATTCGCTTGCTGGAGCAGAACGGCTTTGTTTTAGTCAGTGCAAATGGGTCACACTATAAGTACCATAACCCAACTACCAACAAAACCACTGTCGTTCCATTTCACGCAAAGGATCTGAAGCCCGGTACCGAGAAAAACATTCTCAAATTGGCCGGACTCAAAAAGTAA
- a CDS encoding type II toxin-antitoxin system HicB family antitoxin produces MNAIFYPAIFHPEETGYSVEIPDIEGCFTQGDTMDEAVRMAQDAIGLMLEDCKVCPEPSVPSALHVDPEDFVVMVPFDMEEYEKRYRPVKKTLSIPGWLNDAAESAHINFSGVLQDALKEKLHLA; encoded by the coding sequence ATGAACGCTATTTTCTATCCTGCAATTTTTCACCCGGAAGAAACCGGGTACTCTGTTGAGATTCCCGATATTGAGGGCTGCTTCACCCAAGGCGATACCATGGACGAAGCTGTCCGCATGGCACAGGATGCCATCGGCCTTATGCTGGAAGATTGCAAAGTCTGCCCGGAGCCTTCTGTCCCTTCTGCGCTTCACGTTGACCCGGAAGATTTTGTGGTGATGGTGCCTTTCGATATGGAAGAGTACGAAAAGCGGTACAGACCCGTAAAGAAAACCCTTTCCATTCCCGGCTGGCTCAACGATGCCGCCGAATCGGCACACATCAACTTTTCCGGCGTCCTTCAGGATGCGCTGAAAGAGAAACTCCATCTGGCATAA
- a CDS encoding excisionase has product MKEVRVCEAMKSPVETSSDGTVLHQQDGGTKSRQVPIWEKSNLTLEEAAAYSGIGINKLREITNEDKCKFVLWVGNKRLIKRRLFDYFIEQAYSI; this is encoded by the coding sequence ATGAAGGAAGTTCGCGTTTGCGAAGCAATGAAGTCCCCGGTGGAGACTTCAAGCGACGGAACGGTCTTGCATCAGCAAGATGGAGGGACCAAGTCCCGACAAGTTCCGATTTGGGAAAAGAGCAATTTAACGCTGGAGGAAGCTGCGGCTTATTCCGGCATTGGCATCAATAAACTGCGTGAGATCACCAACGAGGATAAGTGCAAATTTGTCCTTTGGGTGGGCAACAAGCGTTTGATCAAGCGCCGCTTGTTTGATTACTTTATCGAGCAGGCGTATTCTATTTGA
- a CDS encoding plasmid recombination protein, whose amino-acid sequence MERQFYETHYTAFIESQNERNAKIRHTERNRSIPDLLSSRKTCPEETIYQLGTLDEHASAEDLLNIVTEFIEEFKVKYGEHVHVLDWALHLDESTPHIHERHVFDCENKYGEVAPQQEKALEALGFELPDPDKPLSRRNNRKITFDAACRKMLFEIAKRHGLDLEEEAEYGNRKYLEKQDFILAKQKKQLAAQQSKLNELTLKVSDMETLLEDVSAAAYDKAVEVVTDVVRTETRTEDMRMIEDTKKWVLSPKRKAPQSTREYAAHRLDTVLDKFLKTMQTTATRLQEKLLKPEVRQKGKEQVKEKARDSVLQLLSRLQAEQAQRKLSTPPTAEKSENRFQ is encoded by the coding sequence GTGGAACGGCAATTCTACGAGACCCACTACACGGCCTTCATCGAAAGCCAGAACGAGCGCAACGCCAAGATCCGGCACACAGAGCGCAACCGCTCCATTCCCGACCTGCTGTCCAGCCGCAAGACCTGCCCGGAAGAGACCATCTATCAACTTGGAACGCTGGATGAACACGCTTCGGCAGAGGACTTGCTGAACATCGTCACCGAGTTCATTGAGGAGTTCAAGGTCAAGTATGGCGAACACGTTCATGTACTGGACTGGGCATTGCATCTGGACGAAAGCACACCCCACATCCACGAGCGTCATGTGTTCGACTGCGAAAATAAGTACGGCGAGGTGGCACCCCAGCAGGAAAAGGCATTGGAAGCACTGGGCTTCGAGCTGCCCGACCCGGACAAGCCCCTCAGCCGCCGGAACAACCGCAAGATCACCTTTGATGCCGCCTGCCGAAAGATGCTGTTTGAGATCGCCAAGCGGCATGGGCTGGATCTTGAAGAAGAAGCGGAGTACGGAAACCGCAAATATCTGGAAAAGCAGGACTTCATTCTTGCCAAGCAAAAGAAGCAGCTTGCCGCCCAGCAGAGCAAGCTGAACGAGTTGACCCTGAAAGTTTCGGACATGGAGACCCTGCTGGAAGATGTTTCAGCTGCGGCCTACGACAAGGCGGTGGAGGTCGTGACGGACGTGGTACGCACCGAGACCCGCACGGAAGATATGCGGATGATCGAGGACACGAAGAAGTGGGTGCTGTCCCCGAAACGCAAGGCTCCGCAGTCCACGAGAGAGTATGCCGCCCATCGGTTGGACACCGTGCTGGACAAGTTCCTCAAGACTATGCAGACCACCGCTACACGTCTGCAAGAGAAGCTGCTGAAGCCGGAAGTTCGGCAGAAAGGCAAAGAACAGGTCAAGGAGAAAGCACGGGATTCCGTTCTGCAACTGCTGAGCCGCTTGCAGGCAGAACAGGCACAGCGGAAGCTATCTACGCCGCCTACCGCCGAAAAGTCAGAAAATCGTTTTCAATAA
- a CDS encoding helix-turn-helix domain-containing protein yields the protein MLGERLAELRKLNNDTQQTLADKLGISVWSIRAWEQGKSYPFSNVLLAICKLYGTSADYLLGLTDIDPSDEARKQRQRLTEEEQNEMHRYEEYLLWKRKK from the coding sequence ATGCTTGGGGAACGATTGGCAGAACTCCGCAAACTGAATAATGACACACAGCAGACCCTTGCGGACAAGCTTGGTATCTCCGTTTGGTCTATCCGTGCGTGGGAACAGGGAAAGAGCTACCCCTTCAGCAATGTGCTGCTTGCCATCTGCAAGCTCTACGGCACCTCCGCCGACTACCTGCTGGGCCTGACCGACATCGACCCCTCGGACGAAGCCCGCAAACAGCGCCAGCGCCTGACCGAAGAAGAACAAAACGAGATGCACCGCTACGAAGAATATTTGCTCTGGAAACGCAAAAAATAA
- the secG gene encoding preprotein translocase subunit SecG, with protein sequence MAVIEIVGGVILLVVSVAIFALTLMQHTHGQGLSGAINGSAYGANNTRLTPADQMLAKVTRVAGVVFFVVAILACVFASRLA encoded by the coding sequence ATGGCAGTCATTGAAATCGTCGGCGGCGTCATCCTGCTCGTCGTCTCGGTCGCCATCTTTGCCCTTACCCTGATGCAGCACACCCACGGTCAGGGTCTGTCCGGTGCCATCAACGGCAGCGCTTACGGCGCAAACAACACCCGTCTGACCCCTGCGGATCAGATGCTGGCGAAAGTGACCCGCGTCGCCGGTGTCGTCTTCTTTGTGGTGGCCATTCTGGCCTGCGTGTTCGCAAGCCGTCTGGCCTGA